Proteins encoded within one genomic window of Bradyrhizobium sp. CB1717:
- a CDS encoding nuclear transport factor 2 family protein has product MSAAANKKLMQDIFAAAANPDPAARDRALFTASLADDARWVVTGQYSWSRTFAGKEAILNDLHGYVRTRLRDRTRTVAHRFIADGDIVVVEAKGDNVTPEGVRYDNDYCLVFQLEEGKIKEIREYCDSVLTEKALGLFPQAPVRAAS; this is encoded by the coding sequence ATGAGCGCTGCCGCCAACAAGAAACTGATGCAGGATATCTTTGCCGCCGCCGCAAACCCCGATCCGGCCGCGCGCGACCGCGCCCTGTTCACCGCAAGCCTCGCCGACGATGCCAGATGGGTCGTGACCGGCCAGTATTCCTGGTCGCGCACCTTCGCCGGCAAGGAGGCGATCCTCAACGACCTGCACGGCTACGTGCGCACCCGCCTGCGCGACCGGACGCGCACCGTGGCTCACCGCTTCATCGCCGATGGCGACATCGTCGTGGTGGAAGCCAAGGGCGACAACGTCACGCCCGAGGGCGTGCGTTATGACAACGATTATTGCCTGGTGTTCCAACTCGAGGAGGGCAAGATCAAGGAGATCCGCGAGTATTGCGACTCGGTGCTGACCGAGAAGGCGCTCGGTCTGTTTCCGCAAGCACCGGTGAGGGCCGCGAGCTGA
- a CDS encoding LysR family transcriptional regulator produces MNLNSLDLNLLTALDALLREANVSRAAMRIGLSQPATSHALQRLRDIFGDPLLVRTGARMELTPRAQALRAPLAQALDQVRGLFVPEDFDAARSERQFRLMMPDLAVELLMPPLMEKVTRFAPNVRIDVVPWRGPAIFHAEFARTIDLVISIGNAFKGFHRQLLYTDSDALAVRRGHPIAAKLKRRETFLAARHIGVIIRGQPEDLIDTWLRAKGIERHISLVVSGYLEALHVAARTDLVAFVPRRLIAALSKQLGLVTVTPPLDPGIDEQFMFHPTRAQMDPGSIWLRRLMLETGRGLERKSS; encoded by the coding sequence ATGAATTTGAATTCGCTTGACCTCAACCTGTTGACCGCACTGGACGCGCTGCTGCGCGAGGCCAATGTCAGCCGCGCGGCCATGAGGATTGGCCTGTCACAGCCGGCGACGAGCCACGCACTGCAACGCCTGCGCGACATTTTCGGCGATCCGCTGCTGGTACGGACCGGCGCGCGGATGGAGCTGACGCCGCGGGCGCAGGCCCTGCGCGCGCCGCTGGCGCAGGCGCTCGACCAGGTCCGCGGGCTGTTCGTGCCTGAGGACTTCGACGCCGCGCGCAGCGAGCGGCAGTTCCGCCTGATGATGCCAGATCTCGCGGTCGAGCTGTTGATGCCGCCTTTGATGGAGAAGGTCACGCGCTTTGCGCCCAACGTCCGCATCGACGTGGTGCCGTGGCGGGGACCTGCGATCTTCCACGCCGAGTTCGCCCGCACCATCGACCTCGTGATCTCGATCGGCAATGCCTTCAAGGGGTTTCACCGCCAGCTGCTCTACACCGACAGCGACGCGTTGGCTGTGCGGCGCGGCCATCCGATCGCCGCGAAGCTGAAGCGGCGCGAGACATTCCTGGCCGCGCGCCATATCGGCGTGATCATTCGCGGCCAGCCCGAGGATCTGATCGACACTTGGCTGCGCGCCAAAGGCATCGAACGGCACATCTCGCTGGTCGTGTCAGGCTATCTCGAGGCGCTGCATGTCGCCGCCCGCACCGACCTCGTCGCCTTCGTGCCGCGCCGGCTGATCGCGGCGCTGTCGAAGCAGCTCGGGCTCGTCACGGTGACGCCGCCGCTCGACCCCGGGATCGACGAGCAGTTCATGTTCCATCCGACGCGGGCGCAGATGGACCCGGGCTCGATCTGGCTGCGCCGGCTGATGCTGGAGACGGGACGGGGGTTGGAGAGGAAGTCTTCGTAA
- the mutY gene encoding A/G-specific adenine glycosylase → MSRRSALNVKSEPVRPETSSRPTLLLQWYDRHRRRLPWRAAPGEASDPYRVWLSEIMLQQTTVKAVGPYFEKFVARWPDVTALGRASLDDVLRMWAGLGYYSRARNLYACAVAVTREHGGTFPDTEEGLRALPGIGPYTAAAIAAIAFDRHTMPVDGNIERVVSRLFAVEDELPQAKPLIQQLAATLLANSRAGDSAQALMDLGASICTPKKPACSLCPFIEDCTARAQGTQETFPRKAPKKSGALRRGAAFVVTRGDEVLVRSRPEKGLLGGMTEVPGSDWLAGQEDVTAKQQAPELKGLSRWQRKVGVVTHVFTHFPLELVVYTAKAEARTRAPAGMRWAPIATLADEALPNVMRKVIAHALDLSSGASS, encoded by the coding sequence ATGAGCCGCAGATCCGCCCTGAACGTGAAGTCGGAACCAGTTCGACCGGAGACCTCATCGCGTCCGACGCTGCTCCTCCAATGGTACGACCGCCATCGCCGCCGCTTGCCCTGGCGCGCCGCACCCGGCGAGGCGTCGGATCCCTATCGCGTCTGGCTGTCCGAGATCATGCTGCAGCAGACCACGGTGAAGGCGGTCGGGCCCTATTTCGAAAAATTCGTCGCGCGCTGGCCTGACGTCACGGCGCTCGGGCGTGCTTCGCTCGACGACGTGCTGCGGATGTGGGCCGGGCTCGGCTATTATTCGCGTGCGCGCAATCTCTACGCCTGCGCGGTCGCGGTGACGCGCGAGCATGGCGGCACCTTTCCCGATACCGAGGAGGGCCTGCGCGCGCTGCCGGGGATCGGACCCTACACGGCGGCGGCGATTGCGGCGATCGCGTTCGATCGCCACACCATGCCGGTCGACGGCAACATCGAGCGCGTGGTGTCGCGGCTCTTTGCCGTTGAAGACGAGCTCCCGCAGGCAAAGCCGCTGATCCAGCAGTTGGCGGCGACGCTGCTCGCCAACTCGCGCGCCGGCGACAGCGCTCAGGCGCTGATGGATCTCGGCGCCTCGATCTGCACGCCGAAGAAGCCGGCCTGCTCGCTGTGCCCGTTCATTGAGGATTGCACGGCGCGCGCGCAAGGCACCCAGGAGACGTTTCCGCGCAAGGCACCGAAGAAGAGCGGAGCGCTGCGGCGGGGCGCAGCCTTCGTGGTGACGCGCGGTGACGAGGTGCTCGTCCGCTCAAGACCCGAGAAGGGCCTGCTCGGCGGCATGACGGAAGTCCCGGGCTCGGACTGGCTCGCCGGACAAGAGGATGTGACGGCGAAGCAGCAGGCGCCGGAACTGAAGGGGCTGTCGCGCTGGCAGCGCAAGGTAGGCGTCGTCACCCACGTCTTCACGCATTTTCCGCTGGAGCTGGTGGTCTACACCGCGAAGGCCGAAGCCCGCACCCGCGCGCCCGCAGGCATGCGCTGGGCGCCGATCGCGACGCTTGCCGACGAAGCGCTGCCCAACGTCATGCGCAAGGTGATTGCGCACGCGCTGGATCTTTCGTCGGGCGCATCCTCCTGA
- a CDS encoding DUF1127 domain-containing protein, translating into MGIRRERSRARCQLEAMTERELQDCGMTRSEIAYELRGSRRRK; encoded by the coding sequence ATGGGTATCAGGCGGGAGCGGTCCCGGGCCCGATGCCAGCTCGAGGCCATGACCGAACGGGAGCTGCAGGATTGCGGCATGACCCGGTCGGAGATTGCCTACGAGCTGCGTGGGTCCCGCCGCCGAAAATGA
- a CDS encoding flavin-dependent oxidoreductase, whose protein sequence is MTVLIAGGGIGGLTLALSLHQIGVPVKVFESVAELKPLGVGINVLPHAVRELIELGLMDKLDASGVRTRELAYFSKHGKPIWSEPRGLEAGYKWPQFSIHRGTLQQILLDTAVERLGGDNILTSHHLTRWTETANGVRADFIDKAPGKAAGTYEGAILIAADGIHSAAREKLYPNEGPPIWNGRILWRGVTPAKAFLTGRTMIMAGHEILKFVCYPISKEPDAAGNHLINWVAERHMPPTYQWRREDYNRTARLEEFLPWFESWQFDWLDVPGLIRNCPHAYEYPLVDRDPVSQWTFGRITLMGDAAHPMYPIGSNGASQAILDARVITREILAHGPTQAALLAYEAERRPATTDLVLLNRKNGPEQVMQLVEERAPDGYKVVTDVLSQQELEDIAANYKRVAGFQVEALNAKPPIVSKDARARV, encoded by the coding sequence ATGACGGTACTCATCGCCGGTGGCGGCATCGGCGGGCTGACGCTTGCGCTCAGCCTGCATCAAATCGGCGTTCCCGTAAAAGTGTTCGAGAGCGTCGCGGAACTGAAGCCGCTCGGCGTCGGCATCAACGTGCTGCCGCATGCGGTGCGCGAGCTGATCGAGCTCGGTCTGATGGACAAGCTGGATGCCAGCGGCGTGCGCACGCGCGAGCTCGCCTATTTCTCCAAGCACGGCAAGCCGATCTGGAGCGAGCCGCGCGGGCTGGAGGCCGGCTATAAATGGCCGCAATTCTCGATTCATCGCGGCACGCTGCAGCAGATCCTGCTTGACACCGCGGTCGAGCGGCTCGGCGGCGACAACATCCTGACCAGCCATCATCTGACCAGATGGACCGAAACGGCGAACGGCGTCCGCGCCGACTTCATCGACAAGGCGCCCGGCAAGGCCGCAGGGACCTACGAAGGCGCGATCCTGATCGCCGCCGACGGCATCCATTCCGCCGCACGAGAAAAGCTCTATCCGAACGAAGGCCCGCCGATCTGGAACGGCCGCATCCTCTGGCGCGGCGTCACGCCGGCAAAGGCCTTCCTGACCGGCCGCACCATGATCATGGCCGGGCACGAGATCCTGAAATTCGTCTGCTATCCGATCTCGAAGGAGCCGGATGCGGCAGGCAACCACCTGATCAACTGGGTCGCCGAGCGCCACATGCCGCCGACCTATCAGTGGCGGCGCGAGGACTATAACCGCACGGCGCGGCTCGAAGAATTCCTGCCCTGGTTCGAGAGCTGGCAGTTCGATTGGCTCGACGTGCCCGGCCTCATCAGGAACTGCCCGCACGCCTATGAATATCCGCTGGTCGACCGCGATCCGGTGTCGCAATGGACCTTCGGCCGCATCACGCTGATGGGCGATGCCGCGCATCCGATGTATCCGATCGGCTCCAACGGCGCCTCGCAGGCGATCCTCGATGCGCGCGTCATCACCCGCGAGATCCTGGCGCACGGCCCGACGCAAGCGGCCTTGCTCGCCTATGAAGCCGAACGCCGGCCCGCGACCACCGACCTCGTCCTGCTCAACCGCAAGAACGGCCCCGAGCAGGTGATGCAGCTCGTCGAGGAGCGCGCGCCCGACGGCTACAAGGTGGTAACCGACGTGCTCTCGCAACAGGAGCTGGAAGACATCGCCGCGAACTACAAGCGCGTCGCAGGCTTCCAGGTCGAGGCGCTGAATGCAAAGCCGCCGATCGTGAGCAAGGACGCGCGCGCGAGGGTGTGA
- a CDS encoding glutathione S-transferase family protein — translation MLKLYYATGTCALATYMTLEEAGADYTAERLSFKDNQQNSPDYLAINPKGRVPALVTDRGVLTETPAMLAYIAQTFPKAKLAPLDDPFDFAQVQSFNSYLCSTVHINHAHKMRGARWATEESSFADMKAMVPKTMAACFKLIEQKMFKGPWVMGDQFTICDPYLHTLSNWLEGDSVDINATPKIAEHFKRMSDRPAIRKVMDAQKA, via the coding sequence ATGCTCAAGCTCTACTACGCCACCGGCACCTGCGCGCTCGCCACCTACATGACCCTGGAGGAGGCCGGCGCCGACTACACCGCCGAACGGCTGAGCTTCAAGGACAACCAGCAGAACAGCCCGGACTATCTCGCCATCAATCCGAAGGGCCGGGTGCCGGCCCTGGTGACCGACCGCGGCGTCCTGACCGAGACGCCGGCGATGCTGGCCTATATCGCGCAGACCTTCCCCAAGGCGAAGCTTGCGCCGCTGGACGATCCCTTCGACTTCGCCCAGGTGCAGTCGTTCAACTCCTATCTCTGCTCGACCGTGCATATCAACCACGCCCACAAGATGCGCGGCGCGCGCTGGGCGACGGAGGAGAGTTCGTTTGCCGATATGAAGGCGATGGTGCCGAAGACCATGGCCGCCTGCTTCAAGCTCATCGAGCAGAAGATGTTCAAAGGTCCCTGGGTGATGGGCGATCAGTTCACGATCTGCGATCCCTATCTTCACACGCTCTCGAACTGGCTCGAAGGCGACAGCGTCGACATCAACGCCACGCCCAAGATCGCTGAGCATTTCAAGCGCATGTCCGACCGCCCGGCGATACGCAAGGTGATGGACGCGCAGAAGGCGTAA
- a CDS encoding PaaI family thioesterase, giving the protein MVKTALDNFPRPPCAELLGWRLLDARPEEGWIRLGFEGKPEFCNPAGFIQGGMLSAMLDDTMGPAVLVMSEGRLYTTTISMTVNFLAPAKPGPIIGEAKVTQLGKTIAFVEAKLMAEDGTVLATASASERLLEAARVAMK; this is encoded by the coding sequence ATGGTCAAAACCGCGCTCGACAATTTTCCAAGGCCGCCTTGCGCCGAGCTGCTCGGATGGCGCCTGCTCGATGCTCGCCCCGAGGAGGGCTGGATCAGGCTCGGCTTCGAGGGCAAACCTGAGTTCTGCAATCCGGCGGGCTTCATCCAGGGCGGCATGCTTTCGGCCATGCTCGACGATACCATGGGTCCCGCCGTGCTGGTGATGAGCGAGGGACGGCTCTACACGACGACGATCAGCATGACGGTGAATTTTCTGGCGCCTGCGAAGCCCGGGCCGATCATCGGCGAGGCCAAGGTCACGCAGCTCGGCAAGACGATTGCGTTTGTCGAGGCCAAGCTGATGGCGGAGGACGGCACGGTGCTCGCGACCGCAAGCGCGAGTGAGCGGTTGCTGGAGGCGGCGAGGGTGGCGATGAAGTGA